One stretch of Novosphingobium pentaromativorans US6-1 DNA includes these proteins:
- a CDS encoding efflux transporter outer membrane subunit encodes MKLSHRTRLAVFLPAAALGACSMAPKYVQPDAPVPVSWPVGDAYLTQSEAALPLVSYTEIFRDERLQALIRQALANNRDLRVAAANVAAARAQVRVVRSDQFPELGVNGSATYTDRNGGAGSGGVNGGVSGADGWSYSAQGGVSSFELDLFGKLANATQAQRNAALSTESAARTVRLGLVADLARAWSTYAADKDLLRIAQETAQNAQRSVELTGALLNAGVAPRTDLRQAQQILETARGDLASQKSALAQDINAIRLLIGAEFDQTLLPDGIDQVNASLAMLPAGTRSQVLLRRPDVIGAEYDLRAANADIGVARAQLFPSISLTGLLGFASNSLSSLFTDGAFAATGSGNASWSIFNAGGKAANVDVAKARRDAALATYEKTIQTAFREVADALADQGTLAERLRSAQAFTEAASDTAKLTQARYKQGIDSYLVNLDAQRSLYSARRAEIAVRLASASNRITLYRVLGGDQASETSPAR; translated from the coding sequence ATGAAGCTCTCCCACCGGACCCGCCTTGCCGTCTTCCTGCCCGCCGCGGCGCTCGGTGCTTGCTCCATGGCGCCGAAATACGTTCAACCCGATGCTCCGGTTCCGGTATCCTGGCCCGTCGGCGATGCCTACCTGACCCAAAGCGAGGCAGCGCTTCCCCTCGTTTCCTACACCGAGATCTTCCGCGACGAGCGTCTGCAGGCCCTGATCCGACAGGCTCTTGCAAACAACCGGGACTTGCGCGTGGCTGCTGCCAATGTCGCGGCTGCGCGCGCGCAAGTGCGCGTCGTGCGTTCCGACCAATTCCCAGAGCTTGGCGTCAATGGCTCCGCCACTTACACCGACCGTAATGGCGGGGCAGGCAGTGGCGGCGTCAATGGCGGCGTCAGTGGCGCCGACGGCTGGTCCTATTCGGCGCAAGGCGGCGTCTCGAGCTTTGAACTCGATCTTTTCGGCAAGCTCGCCAATGCAACGCAAGCGCAGCGCAACGCGGCGCTATCGACCGAATCGGCGGCGCGCACCGTTAGGCTCGGCCTTGTCGCGGATCTCGCCCGCGCCTGGTCTACTTACGCGGCGGACAAGGACCTGCTGCGCATTGCGCAGGAAACCGCGCAGAACGCACAGCGCAGCGTGGAGCTGACTGGCGCCCTGCTGAATGCCGGCGTCGCGCCGCGCACGGATTTGCGTCAGGCGCAGCAGATTCTCGAAACCGCCCGCGGCGATCTGGCTTCGCAGAAGTCGGCCCTTGCGCAGGACATCAATGCGATACGCCTGCTCATCGGCGCCGAATTCGATCAAACGCTGCTTCCCGATGGCATAGACCAGGTCAACGCAAGCCTCGCCATGCTGCCGGCCGGAACGCGTTCGCAGGTTCTGCTGCGTCGCCCGGACGTCATCGGCGCGGAATACGACCTGCGCGCCGCCAATGCCGACATCGGCGTGGCACGCGCGCAGCTCTTTCCCTCGATCTCCCTTACCGGGCTGCTGGGATTCGCCAGCAATTCGCTCTCGTCCCTGTTCACCGACGGTGCATTTGCCGCCACCGGAAGCGGCAACGCCAGTTGGTCGATCTTCAACGCAGGTGGCAAGGCCGCGAATGTCGATGTCGCCAAGGCCCGCCGCGACGCGGCCCTCGCCACTTATGAAAAGACGATCCAGACCGCTTTTCGCGAAGTGGCCGACGCATTGGCCGACCAGGGCACGCTGGCCGAGCGGCTGCGCTCGGCACAAGCCTTTACCGAAGCTGCCAGCGACACCGCGAAGCTGACCCAGGCACGCTACAAGCAAGGCATCGACAGTTATCTCGTCAATCTCGATGCGCAGCGCAGTCTCTATTCCGCGCGGAGGGCCGAAATCGCCGTGCGCCTTGCCTCCGCATCGAACCGGATCACCCTTTACCGGGTGCTGGGCGGCGATCAGGCCAGCGAAACTTCCCCCGCGCGCTGA